One genomic window of Quercus robur chromosome 6, dhQueRobu3.1, whole genome shotgun sequence includes the following:
- the LOC126732511 gene encoding tubby-like F-box protein 5: MSLKSIVREIKDGMGGSMSRRGGSGEGKHWHRRTRSQIVVAPADQKEPIVHSLSESIRQGRWANLPPELLLDIIRRVEESETSWPGRAVVVSCGSVCRSWRAITSEIVRTPEQCGRITFPISLKQPGPRESPIQCFIKRDRATSTYFLYVGLVPSEVGGDKLLLAAKKIRRAIGTDFVISLVADDFSRASNKYVGKLRSNFLGTKFTIYDSQPPSEAAVQLNSRSSRRFHSKQVSPRVPACNYSVGTISYELNVLRTRGPRRMNCIMHSIPLSSIQEDGKAPTPASFIHSFDEQFSPLPGPKGKDIITDFSTISLSEPRVSAQGSEEPLVLKNKAPRWHEQLQCWCLNFRGRVTVASVKNFQLVAAVDPSHNISAAEQERVILQFGKIGKDIFTMDYRYPLSAFQAFAVCLSSFDTKPACE; the protein is encoded by the exons ATGTCGCTTAAAAGCATTGTTCGCGAGATTAAGGATGGCATGGGTGGGAGCATGTCAAGACGAGGAGGAAGTGGAGAAGGGAAACATTGGCATAGAAGGACTAGGTCGCAAATTGTTGTTGCGCCTGCGGATCAAAAAGAACCCATAGTACATTCCTTGTCCGAATCGATCAGGCAAGGTCGGTGGGCGAATTTGCCTCCTGAATTGCTCTTGGACATAATCAGGAGGGTGGAAGAGAGCGAGACCTCGTGGCCCGGTCGCGCCGTGGTTGTGTCTTGTGGCTCTGTTTGCAGGTCGTGGAGAGCAATTACTAGCGAGATTGTCAGAACTCCCGAGCAATGTGGAAGGATCACATTTCCTATCTCGTTAAagcag CCTGGGCCTCGCGAGTCTCCGATACAGTGTTTTATCAAGAGGGACAGAGCCACTTCTACGTATTTTCTGTACGTCGGTCTGGTGCCAT CTGAAGTTGGGGGTGATAAATTGCTATTAGCAGCCAAAAAGATCAGAAGGGCAATAGGCACAGACTTTGTTATATCATTGGTTGCTGATGATTTTTCTCGGGCCAGCAATAAATATGTTGGTAAATTGAG GTCTAATTTTTTGGGTACAAAGTTCACCATATATGACAGCCAACCTCCTAGTGAAGCTGCAGTTCAACTAAATAGTCGGTCCAGTAGAAGATTTCATTCTAAGCAGGTGTCTCCAAGAGTACCAGCGTGTAACTACAGTGTAGGGACCATCTCCTACGAGCTCAATGTCCTTCGCACCAGAGGGCCAAGGAGAATGAATTGCATCATGCACTCCATACCTCTCTCATCTATTCAGGAGGACGGAAAGGCTCCAACACCAGCATCATTCATACACTCCTTTGATGAGCAATTTTCTCCCTTACCAGGTCCGAAAGGAAAGGATATAATCACAGATTTCAGCACCATAAGCCTCTCAGAGCCACGAGTTTCAGCCCAGGGCTCTGAAGAGCCACTGGTTCTTAAAAACAAGGCTCCTAGATGGCATGAGCAGCTGCAGTGCTGGTGCTTAAATTTCAGAGGGCGTGTTACAGTGGCTTCTGTTAAGAATTTCCAGCTTGTGGCAGCTGTTGATCCATCGCACAATATTTCAGCTGCAGAGCAAGAAAGGGTAATTTTACAGTTTGGAAAGATTGGAAAAGACATTTTCACTATGGATTATCGCTACCCACTCTCTGCCTTCCAAGCCTTTGCTGTCTGCTTGAGCAGCTTTGACACTAAACCTGCCTGTGAATGA